A single window of Ammospiza caudacuta isolate bAmmCau1 chromosome Z, bAmmCau1.pri, whole genome shotgun sequence DNA harbors:
- the MEX3C gene encoding RNA-binding E3 ubiquitin-protein ligase MEX3C, with protein MPSGAANATDSAEASLLLLHDDDDVDDDGGEAELREDEEDEAAALLLLPRGLDVTGGRGMMAAMLAQAYSDGGAEGGEQMALLRRRSVNTTECVAVPSSEHVAEIVGRQGCRIKALRTKTNTYIKTPVRGEEPVFVVTGRREDVAVAKREILSAAEHFSAIRASRGRAAGPCRVPALPGHTTVRVRVPYRVVGLVVGPRGATIKRIQRQTHTYIVTPGRDREPVFEVTGVPENVDRAREEIELHIALRTGAFLRLGRRGDFRDSGTDVGFEGGPAWPRARPAMGSSYRNGSSSSLGSASTDSCLGGGRLADFSPASPFGAGAFWVGEALPAAGAEELPLDSPAYEPLPAPSPTVWAPLEPAAAPPGPGGEPVGSARAPRRGSRPPSPRLSPAFPEGLEQPPAGRARSSPQPGLPLCIPAFSAGTNSCSSSAGGSAPSSPPECRRRRGCALCWDGEAGAALVPCGHSLLCPPCARRLCASDAPACPVCQAAVTQAVHIHR; from the exons ATGCCGAGCGGAGCCGCCAACGCCACCGACAGCGCCGAAGCCTcgctgctgctcctccatgaCGATGACGATGTTGATGATGATGGCGGCGAGGCGGAGCtgagggaggatgaggaggatgaagcCGCCGCCTTGTTGTTGTTACCGCGGGGTTTGGATGTTACGGGAGGCCGGGGAATGATGGCGGCCATGCTGGCTCAGGCCTACAGTGATGGCGGAGCTGAGGGAGGGGAACAAATGGCGCTGTTGAGGAGGAGAAGCGTCAACACCACCGAGTGCGTGGCCGTGCCCAGCTCCGAGCATGTGGCCGAGATCGTGGGGCGTCAGG GCTGCAGGATCAAGGCGCTGCGGACCAAGACCAACACGTACATCAAGACGCCGGTGCGCGGCGAGGAGCCGGTGTTCGTGGTGACGGGGCGCCGCGAGGACGTGGCCGTGGCCAAGCGCGAGATCCTGTCGGCGGCCGAGCACTTCTCGGCGATCCGGGCGTCGCGCggccgggcggcggggccgtgcCGCGTGCCCGCGCTGCCGGGGCACACCACGGTGCGGGTGCGGGTGCCGTACCGCGTGGTGGGGCTGGTGGTGGGCCCCAGGGGCGCCACCATCAAGCGCATCCAGCGGCAGACGCACACGTACATCGTGACGCCCGGCCGCGACAGGGAGCCCGTGTTCGAGGTGACGGGCGTGCCCGAGAACGTGGACCGGGCGCGCGAGGAGATCGAGCTGCACATCGCCCTGCGCACCGGCGCCTTCCTGCGGCTCGGCCGCCGCGGCGACTTCCGCGACAGCGGCACCGACGTCGGCTTCGAGGGCGGCCCCGCCtggccccgcgcccgccccgccatGGGCTCCAGCTACCGCAacggcagctccagctccctgggcagcgcCTCCACCGACTCCTGCCTGGGCGGCGGCCGCCTGGCCGACTTCAGCCCCGCCAGCCCCTTCGGCGCCGGCGCCTTCTGGGTCGGGGAGGCGCTGCCGGCCGCGGGCGCCGAGGAGCTGCCGCTGGACTCGCCCGCCTACGAGCCCCTGCCCGCGCCCTCCCCGACCGTTTGGGCGCCGTTGGagcccgcggccgccccgcccggcccgggcggCGAGCCCGTGGGCAGCGCCAGGGCCCCGCGCCGCGGCAGCCGGCCCCCCTCGCCCCGCCTGTCGCCCGCCTTCCCCGAGGGCCTGGAGCAGCCGCCGGCCGGGCGGGCccgcagcagcccccagcccgggCTGCCCCTCTGCATCCCCGCCTTCTCCGCCGGCACCAACAGCTGCTCCTCGTCCGCCGGCGGCTCCGCGCCCAGCTCGCCCCCCGAGTGCCGCCGCCGGCGCGGCTGCGCGCTCTGCTGGGACGGCGAGGCCGGCGCCGCCCTCGTGCCCTGCGGCCACAGCCTGCTGTGCCCGCCGTGCGCCCGCCGGCTCTGCGCCAGCGACGCGCCCGCCTGCCCCGTGTGCCAGGCCGCCGTCACCCAGGCCGTCCACATCCACCGCTGA